The genomic region GGCTCAGGGACTATGTGTGCAACGGCCCGAGCGTGTCAGCGGACCGGGACAATTTCTTCGTGGCCGGCTGCTTCACTGATACCTTCACGTACAACATGGGCGTCATCTGCACGCGCATCAGCCCGCAAGGGGCGGTGCTCGATTCCGGCATCGTCCTGCCGCAGGGCGCGGACTGGCAGCACGGGCCGAGTGGCGCGTCGGACGGGACAGACTTCCTTGCCGTCTGGGCCGAGGACCGAGGCGGGGTGTTCGGTGCGGTCAGCGCCTCGCGGATTGCCGCTGACGGAACCGTGCTGGACCCGGTCGGATTCCCGGTTGACACGACTCTCACCGGCAAGTGGCAGACGGCTGCCGTTTTCGGCGATTCCATCTACCTCGTGGCGTGGTCTGACGTTCGCGATTCTACCGGGGCGGACATCTACTGCGCGAGGGTCGGCACGGACGGAAGCGTGTTCGACCCGGGCGGCATCGCGGTGTGCCGTGAGGCCTTCGACCAGGACTACCCGGACATCAGCTTCGACGGGACGAACTTCCTTGTCGTGTGGCACGACAACCGCACGGACATGCGCGGCAACGTCTTTGCGGCGCGGGTCAGCCAGGCCGGAACCGTGCTCGACCCGAACGGCTTCGCGGTGGCGGCCTCCGACTCGTTTGACGACGCATTGCCGGCCGTCTGCTTCAGCGGCAGCGACTACCTGGTGGTCTGGCAGGGATATCACTACAACGCGTCGGACGACAACATCTATGGTGCGCTGGTCAGTCCGGCCGGATCCATCACCCGGCCGAGGTACCTCGTGGGCGCGACGGTGCACGGCTACCCGCCGCCCGTGTCGGTTGCACGCGCCGACGGGAACTCGCTGGTCGCCTGGGTGCAGGACGACGGCGCGATCTACGCGGCCCGGGTCAAGGCCGACGGTACGGTCCTCGACACGAATGCCCTGCTCGTGGACAAGACGAACGAGTACAACGAGCTTCCCCGTGTCACCGCTGATGCCGAAGGCTTCCGAGTCCTCTGGGGCTATTGGGGCTACATGGACTCAACGTACTTCGCGGTTGCGAGGATTGACACGGCCGGGAACCTGGTCCGCAAGGATGAGTGGTTTGCGGCGCCCGGCTACCAGCTCGGGTTCGATGCGGTGTACGGCGGTGGCCCGGAACTGCTCCTGCTCTTTAGTTGCTGGACTGAAGCCGCGCTCGGCCAACGCTACAGCGCCTACCGGCTGTGGGGCAGACTGGGCGACGTGCCGGGAATTGAGGAAGCCGGCGGTCGGCAGGAGCCACGTGTAGCGTCAGGGGCCAGCATCGTGCGCGGCGTGCTGTACCTGACGGAAGCCGCAAGCCGCAAGCTGTCCGCTGCAAGCCTCGTGAACATCGCCGGGCAGAAGGTGATGGACCTGCAGAACGGGGCGAATGACGTGAGCCGGCTCGCACCCGGCGTCTACTTCGTGCGTGACCCGCAGTCGCAGGCGGCGCGCAGAATCGTGATCCAGCGCTAGCCGTTCCGGCTGTAGATGGCGGGCGGGAACCGGTTGGTTCCCGCCCGCGATTGTCTGCCTGAGCTGCTGCCGGCCCGGTCTAGGGGCAGGCGGAGATGGCTTGGCCGACCGCGAAGGCCTTGAGGTTGAGCTCCCGGGCCGCCGGCTTCACCAACTCGGTCAGGGACTGTTTGATAGACTCGTCCGGGAAGCCGAGGCAGCTTGAGACCGCCCCGAGCATCACCGTATTCTGTACCCGGACGTTGCCCAGTTCGAGAGCGGTCTTGAAGGCCGGCACCATCTGCCGTCGGGGCGCGCGGGCCGCGAGGCGGGCCTCGATCTGGTCGTCAGGCACTCTTTCCGCCGTGCCGATTGAGACCGGGAGCGGGTCGATGCGGTGCGAGTCGTAGAAGAGGCGTCCGGACGGACACAGGAAGTGGACGTAGCGGAGCGCCTCGAGCCTCTCGAAAGCCACCACCGCGTCGGCCGTACCTTCTTCGATGAGCGGCGAATAGACCTTGGGGCCGAAGCGGATGTGGCTGGTCACGCTGCCGCCGCGCTGGGCCAGTCCGTGCACTTCCGACTTCTTGACGTCCAGGCCGTTCCGGAGCGCGAGGTTGGAGATGATGTCGGAGAAGAGCAGCACTCCCTGGCCGCCCACGCCGCAGACAAGGATGTTCATGAGGGACTCCCAGCAGAGGACTTTGGACTTTGGACATTGGACTTGGGACTTGCGGAGATGGCTCCTTCGGGGCAGACGTCGGCGCACATGCCGCAGCCGACGCAGGTGGTCGCGGTGATGTGGGCCTTGCCGTTATCGAATGACAGGGCCGGGCAGCCGAGCCGGATGCAAGTCTTGCAGCCGTCGCACTTCTCCGGGTCCACTTTGAACGGCGGGTTGTGGAGCCGGATGTGCAGGGCGCAGGCGCGGCGGTTGACAATCACCGCCGGTTCTTTCTTGGCGAGCAGTTCGCGCACGACCTTGCGCGTTTCCTTTACTTTGTAGGGGTCGACAACGACCACGGTCTTGACTCCGCAGGCCTTGGCGATCTCCTCGGGTTTGATGATGGTCCCGAAGCTGCCCATCAGGGTCTGTCCGGTGCCGGGGTGGTTCTGGTGTCCGGTCATGCCGGTGGTGCGGTTGTCACTGATGATGGTGATGACGTTCGACTTGTTGTAGACGGTGTTGATGAGACCGGTGACGCCGGAGTGGAAGAAAGTTGAGTCGCCGATGATGGCGACGTGCGGCCGCTGGTCGGTGGCACCGAGCGCTTTGTCGGTCCCGTGGGCGACGGTGATGGACGCGCCCATGTCGACGCAGGTGTCCATGCCCGAGTGCGGCGGCATCACCCCGAGCGTGTAGCAGCCGATGTCGCCGCCGATGAAGGCTTTCTGATTCTGCAGGGCGAAGTAGATGCCGGTGTGCGGGCAGCCGGGGCAGAGCGCCGGGGGCCGGGCGGTCACGCCGGTTTCCGGTTCGGCTTTCTCCGCAGGCAGACCCATGCTCAGGCGCAGCGCCCGTTGGCTCATTTCGTTGGTGCGCGGCAACCGGTCTTTTCCTGTCACCTTGAGCCCGAGCGCCCTGACCTGCAGTTCGATGAAAGGGTCGACTTCCTCGACCACGAGCAGTTCCTTGACTGTGGCGGCGAACCGGCGCACGGTCTCACCGGGGAACGGCCAGACCATACCCAGTTTCAGGAATGAGGCGTCGGGGTAGACCTCACGCGCATAATGGTAGCAGACACCATCGCTTATGATTCCCAGGTCAACGCTGCCCGGTTCGATGCGGTTGAACTCATCCTGCAGGCTGAGAGCGGCGACCCGGTCGATGCGCTTCTCCAGGTCGACGTGCCTGACTTTGGCGAACGCGGGCAGGATAGCGTTCTTGGTCACTTTCTTCTCGTAGGGCTTGAGCGGAACTTCGGTCCGCTCGCCAACCTCGACGATGCCGCTGGAGTGGGCGACGCGGGTGGTGAGGCGGATGAGGACCGGCAGGTCGAACTCCTCGGAGATGGCAAAGGCCCGCATGGTGTAGTCGCGGCACTCCTGGCTGTTCGACGGGCAGAGGACCGGCACCCTGGCCATGAGACCGTAGAAGCGGTTGTCCTGCTCGTTCTGCGAGGAGTGCAGGCCCGGGTCATCGGCCGTCACGATCACGAAGCCGCCGAGCGCGCCGATGTAGGCGGCGGAGAAGAACGGGTCCGCGGCAACGTTCAGGCCGACATGCTTCATCGCTGCCAGAGCCCGCGCCCCGGATATCGAGGCGCCGAGCGCGACTTCGAGCGCCACCTTCTCGTTGGTCGACCACTCGGAGTAGATATCTTTGTAGGTCGAGATGGCTTCGAGGATTTCGGTCGATGGTGTGCCTGGGTAGGCGGCAGCCACGCGGCACCCTGCCTCCCAGGCTCCCCGGGCTACGGCTTCATCCCCGGAGAGCAGTTTCCTTGTCATAGCTTAGTTCCTTTTCTTTGCCGGATAGGACAGCGATAAGGCGGGAGGCCAGCGCCGACATCTCCTCCTCGCCCGGAAACACGAACAGCTTGAGTTTGAGTGGGGCAAGCCACTTCTTGAGGTCGGTGACAAACCGCTCCGAGAGAGTCAGGCCACCGGTCAGGACTATCGCGTCGGGCGTGCCTTCGCAGGCAACGACGTAGGCGCCGATCTCTTTCGCGACCTGGTAGACGAGGGCCCGGTAGACCAGTTCGGCTGACTTGTTGCCGCCGGCAACCGCCTTTTCGACCCGGCGGATGTCGTCGGTCGCGAGATAGGATACCAGCCCGCCCTTGTTGTTGAACAGGCTCAGGATGGCTGCCTCGGTGTACTTGCCGGAGTAGCAGGCGCGGACGATTCCGGACAGGGGAAGTGACCCCGCCCGCTGCGGGGAGAACGGACCGTCGTCGTTCGCGTTGTTGGCGTCGACCTGCTTGCCGCCGACATGAGCGGCCACGGTGATGCCCGTGCCGAGGTGAGCGATCACCAGTCGGCATTTCTGGTACGGTTTCTTCAGTTTCTTCGCCGCCGCCTGCGCCACGGTGCGGCAGCTCAGGGCATGCGATATCGCTACCCGGTGGATGCCTTTGAATCCGGAGACTCGCGCGATATCGCGGAATTCGTCGGTGGACTCCGGGTCTACGAAGTACGCGGGGATACCAAGCTCCCGGGAGAGCTCGAACCCGATGAGCGGGCCGAGGAGAGATGCGTGCAACGTCTGGTACTCCCCGTGGCGGATGTCAGCGGCTACCCGCGGCGTTATCCGGTAAACTCCACCCGGAAGCGGCCGGAGAGGACCGCCGCGCGTGGCGATTGCCTGCAACCTGGTCCGGTCGAACTTGTGCTGGTCGAGAACCGATAGAACGGCGGACTTGCGCATCTCGTACTGGTCAAGCACATGGCCGAACCGGACGAGCTGGTTGGGTGGGTGCTCGACGGTCTCGGAAAGGGCTGTCTTCGGGCCGTCGAAGATCGCCACTTTCGTGGACCCGCCGCCCGGGTTGATGGCCAGAATCAGCATGTCCTTCAGTCTATCGCCGCTGCCTAGGCAAGTCAAACCGCGTGCCCGGCACCAGAGCTCAAACGGAGGCCCCGAAAGCAATAGACGGATTCGAGCTCCACCGCCAAGACAAAAGAGGGCCGGGAAAACGTGGCTGTACCGAATGAGGATAGGGATGCTGTCGCGGCGCTCGTTTGTGCGATGCTCCAGGCGCGGCCCGCGCAGCCGCATCGAGGTGGTGTCCCTCATTCTCCGGCGCTCCGGAGGACTTTTCTCTCTTTTCCCAAACTCGAATTGCGTACCGTTGTGCCGGGATGCAGAGGCCAATGGTGTACATCGCCCGATACGATGCTGTTCGCGGCCGCATGTTCGCGGACGCGGGTTGACAAGCCCCGAATGGGGTCTATTATTGCATCGTTATACTCGCCCCGGCGCGAAAAGGAGGAACTGTGGTTCGCATGCGATTCACGCCCATCATGGCCGCGTTCGTGGCGGCCGCGATTCTCATACCCGCAACCCTGGCGGCTCACACCACCTTTCAACGCACATTTGGCGGTCCTGGCAGAGACTCCGGTTGCTCCGTCCGGCAGACTGCGGACGGCGGTTACGTCATTGCCGGGACCACCGAAAGCTATGGAGCGGGCAGGCAAGACGTCTATCTGGTAAGGACCGACTCCAGCGGCAACGTGCTTTGGAGCTGTACCTACGGCGGCGAGTCGCTCGACTACGGGAATTCCGTGAGCCAGACGAGTGACGGTGGGTTCATCGTTGCCGGCAGCACGGAGTCGTACGGGGCCGGCTACGCTGACATGTATCTCATTCGAACCGATGCCCACGGCGAAACACTTTGGACCAGGACGCTCGGGGGCCCACACGATGATGAGGCGACCTCCGTCCTGCAGACCCCCGACGGCGACTTCACGATCGGAGGTTCCTCCGTTTCCTACTCCGGTTGGAGCGACGCCGACCCGTGTCTCGCTAGTACCGACTCAAGTGGTAGTGTTCACTGGGTGAAGGCCCACGACATATTCAACTGGGACTACGGCTACTCCATGGAGAGGACTAGGGGCGGAAACTACGTCATTGCCGGCGGAGCATACGGCTTTATCGGAGGCCGAGCCTACGTTCTCATGGCGGACGACAAGGGCGACGAAATGTGGACGACCAGCTACGGCCCGGAATACAGCCGAGGCCAAGCCGTGCTGGAGGCGGCCGACGGTGGGATTGCAGTGGTCGGTGGCGACGCATCGGCTGACCGCGGCAGTGTGAGTCTGGTCAAGTTCGGGGCAAACGGCGAGTCGCTCTGGGGAAGGAAGTACGGCGACGGCATGGGGTACGCGGCTATCGAGACCGATGACAGCGGGTTCGTCATTGCCGGCTGCACCGGTGCGGGCACCGACGCCTATCTCGTCAGGACCAATGCCAGTGGCGACCCGAAGTGGATGAGGATATTCGGCGGTCCCGACAACGAAGTCCTGCAGTCCGTCCAGCCGACCGCCGATGGCGGTTACATCATGACCGGGACCACACGCTCCTACGGTGCGGGCGGCAGCGACGTCTATCTCATCAAGACCGACGCTGATGGCAACGTTGGCGTGGCCGATGGGACCCAAAAGCCGCAAGCCACCAGCCGTAGGCTGTCCACCACGGTCGTTCGCAGTCTGCCGGAGGGCTCAACCGTCTTCGACCCCATGGGGCGGAGGGTAGCTAGCCCGAAGGCGGGAATCTACTTCGTTCGACAGTCGTCAGCCGTAACCAAGGTCGTTGTGCCGAGGTAAGGAGCAGTCAGCAGCGAGGAGCCAGCAACAACCGGGCGGGCGAATGCCCGCCTCTGCTATTCGGGGTCGTCTCTACGAGAAATCGGGAACGCCTGACAGGCCGGATGGTCTTGGGCTATGGTTTCGCCGCGATGAGAGCTTTGTGCAAGTGGAGATGCAGCAGGGCAGGATTGAGGCCGGCGCGGCGAAGCAGCCGGAAGTAGGGTTCGAGCGCGAGCGGATGCTCGTGGTCCGGGCTGCGCGGGTCAATGAACTGGTCGGAGAACTGGCCGGAGCGGACGCCGTGAAGGTGCTGGAGCCGACTAAGAACGCTCCGCAGTTGCCGGCCGAACCCGGCCCGGTCTAGCGCGATCCGGTCCAGTATGAGAAGCAGCCCGTCATTGGTAAGATGCCGTCGGCAGAACCTGAAGAGCCGAGCCTTGGCAGCATCGGTCAGTTCATGGACAGAGTCCACAGCGACGATGAACCGAAATGGCGAGCCCGGCACCCCAGTTGCTTGCAGCCGGTCGAGGTCAGACTTGACGAAGCGACACTGCGACCCGTACCCTTGCAGCCGTTCCCGGGCAAAGCCGAGCATCACTTCTGAACGGTCTACACAGACGAACCGCGCGACCGGAAGCCGTTCCAGTATCACGGCTTCAGTCTTTCCTGTCCCGCAGCCGAGGTCGAGGATGCGGGCGCCGCGACGCCAGTTCTCCTTGATGACCTCCGCGAGTACGTCGAGCTGCTCAGCCTTGAGCGGATTCGTCGGCTGGCTGTCCCAGACGCGGACGAATTCCTCGTCGCCCCAGCGGCCAAGCTCGGAGGCAGGATTTCTAGCCGGCAACTCCCAATTCCTATTCGGCCAGGACCCTGAAGCCACGAAAGCACGAAAGACACGAAACGGGGACAGTGATGGATTTCGAATCTGAGTTCATTTCATCCTGCTTCGTGCTTTTCGTGGCCGTCTATTCCGGATGCTCGGTTTGCTTGCCGGTCGTTGACCAGGGACTGGGTATTGGTCATTCGTCATTTCTTACCGAGCATCCACTTCACTGCCTGCTTCAGCTGCTGTTCCGGTACGGTGTGGCCGCCCTTGAACTCTACGAAGGTGACGTCGAAGCCCTTGCGTTTGAGGAAGTCACGGGCGTTCTTGCCGTTCTTGTACTCAACGACCCGGTCTTCCTTGCCATGGGCGATGAATACACTGAGGTTCTTGGCCTCTTCGTACTGCGCCGCAGTGAACCCGAGGGAGTCAAAACCTCCACCGAAGCCGATGATGCCTTGGAAGAAGTCAGAGTAGCCAATGCCGGTCTGGTAGGCCATACCGCAGCCCTGCGAGAATCCCAGAAGCCAGGTGCCGGTTGTCTTGTATTGGCCCGTCAGCCTGACGGCCGCAGTGGCGACGAAGCTGCAGGCCAACGCCTCTGAACTCGGGCCGACCATGCTGTCGTCCTTGCTCCATGTCGACCAGGAGTAGCCGAGGTCACGGCCGGCGCCGAACTGGTATGGAGCCTGCAGGCAGGCGAAGATGAGGTCCGGACTGCCGGCGCGTTCGTAGAGCCGTGCGAACGACTTCGGGTCCGAGCCGAAGCCGTGAAGACCGATGACAAGTGGGTAGGCGCGAGTCGAGTCGTAGCCGGCGGGTAGCCGGACGTAGCACGGGATGAAGCTCGACGCCTCTACGAGTACCTGCGTGCCGGTTCGAGCCTGCGCGCTCTCGGCGTGAGAAGCGAGGCTCTCGACCAGCGTGGCGAATACCGGTCGGGTGCGGACCGAGTCGAAGTCCGGATCCTGTTTCACGTGACCGATGTCATCGAACCCGGCGCGGAACGCGCGCCTCAGGTAGAGTGCGGCCAGCGAGTCCTGCTTCAGCAGTCCATAGCAGCAGGCCAGGTTGTAGATGTCGCTCGACTTGGTGATGTCGTGCTCGAGCGCGGTCAGGTACAGGCGTGCCGCTTCATTGTACCTGGCTGCCTGGTAGGCGGCGTTCGCCGCCCGGCTGACGGAGTCGAGAGGAAAGTCGAGGAAGCTACCGGCGTTGGGGTCAAGCTCATTCAGCGCCGGCTGGGCGTAGCCGACGAGCACGGTCAGGGCGATTGCGGTCAGCAGTCTCATGTTTGCTCTCCTTGCGCCTTAGTCTTGGGTGTTCCTTATCTTCTCAGCGATCTCGTCCAATTCGGCCTCGCTGAACGGCGGCTTCATGCGAACTTGTGCGAAGTGGTGCATGGCCAGAGTCTTGTCGAGCAGGTTCTCTTCACCCTTGATGCTGGGGATGAAGAGCATGTGCAGGTGCGGGACCCGGGTGCCGCGAATGAGCATGGTGACATACTCGCAGTCGAAAGTGTGCTTGAGCTTGCGCGCAATCACGTAGCAGGTCTTGAGGAACGGGCCGGCAATGCCGTCCTCGGGTTCAATGTCCGTGAACCACTCCACATGTTTCTTCGGAATGACGAGGCAGTGACCACGGGAGATGGGGTGGAGGTCGAGGAAGGCGAGCGTGTGCTCGTCCTCGTAGACCTTCCGGGCCGGCGCCCGGCCGGCCACGATTTGGCAGAATATGCACTCAGACATCAGTCACTCCTCTATTGAGATTTGACAGCCACGAAAGCACGAAAGGACACGAAACGGACTGCGGAAGGCTTGAGCCACGAAAGCACGAAAGGACACGAAACGGTCGGAGATCCATGTGATCTCGGAGTGTCTAGGTCGCCAGTGGCTCTTGACAGCCCGTGGGCACTCACAGGACCACTCTCTTGATTCCGAGCTTCGACCTACCGAAGTTCAGCAGCAATCCGGTCTTCAGATGGAAAGCCTTGAGATACGAGATGACCTGCGCCATGTGGCTATCCTGGAAATCCTGGGCAGCCTTGAGTTCGACGACGATAGTGTTGTCGACGACGAGATCAAGGCGATGAAGGCCCACTTCGGTCCCGGCGTAGCTCACGCATATCTCCTTCTCGGAATCGGCCCGCATGCCGTCAACCCGTAGCTGGAACAGCAGGGCATTGTGATAGATGGACTCCAGGAACCCGGGACCCAACTCCTTGTGGACCTTCAGTGCGGAGCTGATTATCCGACTCGACAGTGCATCAAACTCCAATCCTGTTCTTCTCCTCGTTTGGGTCTGTTGTCTCTAGGGCTGCTATCATTCCCGACCCTGTGACGGCTGGCTGTCTCATGACATACGTCCATCCGGTTTCTCTTCGTGTACTTCGTGTCTTCGTGGCTACCAGTCCTTAGGCTTGGTGATAATCTCTCGAACCTTGGTGTCGAAGAACTGGCGCGAGTGGGCGGGACGGATGACGATGGCGGTGTCCGCGCCCGTGCCGGTGCCGGCTATGGCGACGACGTCCTTGCCATGAGGTATCAGCCCTGCGTCGAGCGCCATTACCGCTATCTCGACCGCGACCTTGGTGCCTTCGCCCAGCGTGCGGTAGGTGAACGCTATCGTCTCGGCCGTCCCGAGGCCGCCGACTTTGAGGCGGACGGCACGTTCGACGCCGCCGAACAGGTGCGTCGTCCGCAGGACCGGGATGCCGGCCTCCGCCAGGCGGTTCTCGGTTGTCTCCGACAGCTCGGACTTGCCCGGCTCGCGGAATCCGACGTGGTGCGTCACGCAGGCTGCGTTCAGGCCGTGCGGCAGCATCCGCGCCAGTTCGAGCGCGGTGGTTCCGGAAGTGGAGGCGACGACGAGGTGCTTGATGCCGAGAGCTTCGGCTCGCTCAACTGCAGCCTTGAGCGTGGCCCGGGTCAGTGCTCTGGGATTCAGTTTCTTCATGGGGGTGGTTTTGCTCCTTTCGGTCGGCGGCTTGAATCATAGCCGTCGTGACGCGCACGGTCAAGCAGAAGGGGCGGCTTGCGCCGCCCCTTGGGTTGCTGACTCAGAACTCTACTTGGGCTCGAAGTGGAGGATGTCGGTGATGGCGCCTTCGCGCTTGGCCGTGGGCTTGAGTACCGCGGCTACCTCCATCCCGATACAGCAGGGCTTCTCGGTCAGCCGGTGAACGATGCTTGTGGTTGCACCGTCGAGCCGGATGAGCCCGATGAACTGGGGCTTCTCGAGCGGCTTGCCGTCCAGGCCAACGTGGAGCTCGGTCCAAGACTCGACGATCCCGGTCGGTCCGACTTTGACCCAGTCGTCAAGCTTGGCCATGCACTTCTCGCAGTAGAGCTTGGGCGGCACATAGACCTCATTGCAGGCCGTGCACACCGCGCCCTGGAATTGACCCTTCTCCTTCAGGGTCTTGAAGAACCGGTCGCCGGCAGCGCCGGCAGTGTAGAGGCTCTGGACCGGGAGTTCGCCGGGCCAGGTCTTGGCTTCAGCGGGCAGGGAGAGTCGTTCTTTGAGTGCCATGGTTCCTCCTTACACCGGTTTCCAGTAGAGGATGTCGGTGATGGCGCCTTCGCGCTCTTCAGCCGGCTTCCATACTGCCTTGACCTTCATACCTCGCTTGACCTGCTTGGGGTCCACTTCGCCCAAGAGGTGCATGATGCCCATGCCTTTGGACGCGCCGTCTATCTCGATGACTGCCGGGATGAGCGGTTCGGTGATGCGCTTGACGTCCCAAGTGACGTAGCATAGAGAGAAGGTGTTGATGACGCCGGTGTCCTTGATTTCGGTCCAGCCGTCAATGGGCTTGAAGCACCACTCGCAGAACGCACGGGGCGGAACCATGGTTCGGTTGCACGAACCGCACGTCACCGCGAGTATCTTGCCCCTTTTCAGACCGGCAAGGTACTTGCCGATGGCGACCCCGCGGTCCCACGCGTACTTCGCGTCGTGGGTCCAGCGCGTCGTGCAGACTTTGCCATGCTTGAAGTCGTCGTCGGACAGGCCGGTGGCAATCGGGCCGTATGGAGGAGCGTCGGGAACGGGACGCGGACCATGGACTTTGGACTTCAGACTCTGGACTTTGGACTTTGCCATGCTTCCTCCTAGACTCCGAGCACCACGACCGTGCCCACCTGCATCAGGTCGCCCCAAGCCTGGGCGACGCCACGCTTGGCTTTGCGGGCGATCTGCCGCTTGCCGGCTTCGCCACGCAACTGCCAGAAGAGTTCGGCGATCTTCATCAGCCCGGCGGCCGCAATCGGGTTGCCAACGCCGAGGAGACCTCCCGACGGGCAGACCGGCAGCTCGCCGTCGCGGGCGGTGACGCCGTCAGCAGTCAGCTGTGGCGCCTCGCCGCGACCGCACAGCATCAGGCCTTCCATGTGGTGGAGCTCCTTGTAGTCGAACGGGTCGTAGGGCTCGGCCACGTGGATCTGGTGCCGCGGGTCGGTGACGCCGGCCATCTTGTAGGCCATGCGTGCCGCTTCTTCCACATACCGCGGATAGCAGAGGTCGCGGTTGGTCCAGTATGCCGTGTCGAGCGCCCAGCCGCAGCCCTCGACCCAGACCGGCTTGTCGGTCACGCGGCGGGCCACGCTCTCGTTGGCCAGGATCACCGCAACCGCGCCATCAGAGACCGGGCTCACGTCCAACCGCTGCACCGGCCAGGCCAGGACTTCGGAATTGAGCACGTCCTCGACCGTGACCGGTGCGGCAATCTGCGCGCAGGGGTGGTAGAGCGCGTTGGTCTTGTTCTTCACTGCGACCCTGGCGATGTCCTCTTTGCGGAGCCCGTAGGTGGTCATATAGCGGTTCATCTCCAGCGCGAAGATCCAGAGGAGATTCGGCTTGAGTGGCCGTTCAATGATGTGGTCAAAGATGGTGACGAACGCGGCCTGCGCGTGCGGCTGGAACGTTGACATCTTCTCCTCACAGACCACGAGGCAGGTGTCGAACATCCCGGATGCCACATGGTACCAGCCCTGGGCAACTGAGAAGACGCCGGTCCCGCCGCCGACGAAACCGCGCATGTACGGCTTGCCGAACCCGCCGGCTCCGTCTGACAGGTACTCACCCTTCATGTGGACGCCATCAAACGTGTCGGGCGCCGTACCCATTACCACTGAGTCGATCTGGTTCATGGTCATGCCGCAGGAATCGAGCGCCATTTTGGAGGCGAGCCAGGAAAGCTCCTTACCCGTCTCAAGCGCGCGGCGGACGAACTTGGTCATCCCTACGCCGACTATCGCTACTCTGTTTCCCATGATT from candidate division WOR-3 bacterium harbors:
- a CDS encoding T9SS type A sorting domain-containing protein, whose translation is MFSRAAACVALLCAMFVPAIAGKARALPGRHQQLVNQHSQLSRSARPLPVRARRSAWPPARPNLKQISAHSDRAGVDGRLGDAFMVDTGIVPTPLSWGMSFSYGAATNDSGWRVFWSDDNAQAVYTSGVGSDGSATDAIGNRVGYEYQSMQNNGISRAIVGTGSGFTAVWVAGDNRSLWSARLDSAGNVIDSLLVYDSDQGQALPAVAFDGDSTCLVVWTDNTVEQNADIYAARLTTGGRLLDSVPIPVAVSRTDSDIFPAAAFGRGVYLVAWMAMDTLGITATVKATRVSAGGVVLDTAIFLRHDAGAIQALPSVAFGDTCFLATWAEGMEQPDIFAARVSASGDIMDTVAIQLCSDPNMDVFPSIAYDGTNYLVMWEEDEESWPSGALCGLRLSAEAVPLDSTFIRPRLRDYVCNGPSVSADRDNFFVAGCFTDTFTYNMGVICTRISPQGAVLDSGIVLPQGADWQHGPSGASDGTDFLAVWAEDRGGVFGAVSASRIAADGTVLDPVGFPVDTTLTGKWQTAAVFGDSIYLVAWSDVRDSTGADIYCARVGTDGSVFDPGGIAVCREAFDQDYPDISFDGTNFLVVWHDNRTDMRGNVFAARVSQAGTVLDPNGFAVAASDSFDDALPAVCFSGSDYLVVWQGYHYNASDDNIYGALVSPAGSITRPRYLVGATVHGYPPPVSVARADGNSLVAWVQDDGAIYAARVKADGTVLDTNALLVDKTNEYNELPRVTADAEGFRVLWGYWGYMDSTYFAVARIDTAGNLVRKDEWFAAPGYQLGFDAVYGGGPELLLLFSCWTEAALGQRYSAYRLWGRLGDVPGIEEAGGRQEPRVASGASIVRGVLYLTEAASRKLSAASLVNIAGQKVMDLQNGANDVSRLAPGVYFVRDPQSQAARRIVIQR
- a CDS encoding indolepyruvate oxidoreductase subunit beta — translated: MNILVCGVGGQGVLLFSDIISNLALRNGLDVKKSEVHGLAQRGGSVTSHIRFGPKVYSPLIEEGTADAVVAFERLEALRYVHFLCPSGRLFYDSHRIDPLPVSIGTAERVPDDQIEARLAARAPRRQMVPAFKTALELGNVRVQNTVMLGAVSSCLGFPDESIKQSLTELVKPAARELNLKAFAVGQAISACP
- the iorA gene encoding indolepyruvate ferredoxin oxidoreductase subunit alpha — its product is MTRKLLSGDEAVARGAWEAGCRVAAAYPGTPSTEILEAISTYKDIYSEWSTNEKVALEVALGASISGARALAAMKHVGLNVAADPFFSAAYIGALGGFVIVTADDPGLHSSQNEQDNRFYGLMARVPVLCPSNSQECRDYTMRAFAISEEFDLPVLIRLTTRVAHSSGIVEVGERTEVPLKPYEKKVTKNAILPAFAKVRHVDLEKRIDRVAALSLQDEFNRIEPGSVDLGIISDGVCYHYAREVYPDASFLKLGMVWPFPGETVRRFAATVKELLVVEEVDPFIELQVRALGLKVTGKDRLPRTNEMSQRALRLSMGLPAEKAEPETGVTARPPALCPGCPHTGIYFALQNQKAFIGGDIGCYTLGVMPPHSGMDTCVDMGASITVAHGTDKALGATDQRPHVAIIGDSTFFHSGVTGLINTVYNKSNVITIISDNRTTGMTGHQNHPGTGQTLMGSFGTIIKPEEIAKACGVKTVVVVDPYKVKETRKVVRELLAKKEPAVIVNRRACALHIRLHNPPFKVDPEKCDGCKTCIRLGCPALSFDNGKAHITATTCVGCGMCADVCPEGAISASPKSNVQSPKSSAGSPS
- the buk gene encoding butyrate kinase is translated as MRDTTSMRLRGPRLEHRTNERRDSIPILIRYSHVFPALFCLGGGARIRLLLSGPPFELWCRARGLTCLGSGDRLKDMLILAINPGGGSTKVAIFDGPKTALSETVEHPPNQLVRFGHVLDQYEMRKSAVLSVLDQHKFDRTRLQAIATRGGPLRPLPGGVYRITPRVAADIRHGEYQTLHASLLGPLIGFELSRELGIPAYFVDPESTDEFRDIARVSGFKGIHRVAISHALSCRTVAQAAAKKLKKPYQKCRLVIAHLGTGITVAAHVGGKQVDANNANDDGPFSPQRAGSLPLSGIVRACYSGKYTEAAILSLFNNKGGLVSYLATDDIRRVEKAVAGGNKSAELVYRALVYQVAKEIGAYVVACEGTPDAIVLTGGLTLSERFVTDLKKWLAPLKLKLFVFPGEEEMSALASRLIAVLSGKEKELSYDKETALRG
- a CDS encoding class I SAM-dependent methyltransferase, whose protein sequence is MRNPSLSPFRVFRAFVASGSWPNRNWELPARNPASELGRWGDEEFVRVWDSQPTNPLKAEQLDVLAEVIKENWRRGARILDLGCGTGKTEAVILERLPVARFVCVDRSEVMLGFARERLQGYGSQCRFVKSDLDRLQATGVPGSPFRFIVAVDSVHELTDAAKARLFRFCRRHLTNDGLLLILDRIALDRAGFGRQLRSVLSRLQHLHGVRSGQFSDQFIDPRSPDHEHPLALEPYFRLLRRAGLNPALLHLHLHKALIAAKP
- a CDS encoding HIT domain-containing protein — protein: MSECIFCQIVAGRAPARKVYEDEHTLAFLDLHPISRGHCLVIPKKHVEWFTDIEPEDGIAGPFLKTCYVIARKLKHTFDCEYVTMLIRGTRVPHLHMLFIPSIKGEENLLDKTLAMHHFAQVRMKPPFSEAELDEIAEKIRNTQD
- a CDS encoding GxxExxY protein, whose translation is MEFDALSSRIISSALKVHKELGPGFLESIYHNALLFQLRVDGMRADSEKEICVSYAGTEVGLHRLDLVVDNTIVVELKAAQDFQDSHMAQVISYLKAFHLKTGLLLNFGRSKLGIKRVVL